TCGGTCCCAAGCCAGGTGCCCCAAACTCTCCATAATCTCTTGCATTAGAACCTCCTCAAAGACACTCGAGGGACCGCAACGCTTGCTTTTTCTGAGGCCAGTTCCAGCAAGGGCAGCCCCGTAGGAATTAGACCCTTGATCCTGCACTTCTTGCCCATCCGTTCATTAATAAAGTGAGGAAAAGAAGCATCCTGTGATCTGCCGGGAGTGGGGTTCCCAGTGAGAGGGACCTAGATTGGGTCTTCTTGGCAAGTAGAAGTCACCTGGATGGTTCGTAGCGAGTTCCAAGGCCCCGTCTTCCCCGCTATGATTCAATTCCCAGAAAGAGGTGAAATGTGGCTTTCCAAAGCTCAGCCTTTTTATTCCATTGGGACGAGTTTGACTGACTGGAATAACCTTCTTCCAACCCTGGCTGGTGGGGTGGTTACTCCCCTTTTAAGTAGACCCCCAGCAGTATAAATCCATCTTCTATTTGTAACACTTATATTATAGTTTGCAAATGACTTCCTATAACCCCTTCCCTCCCGTACCGTCTCTTCAACCTGCTCTTCCAGGCAGTAATATTTGGGCCAAGATAAACACAAGGGTCAAGCTGGTAACTCCGAGCCTGGTCAAAGCCACAAAACATTCAGGGGTggaggttgtagccatgttggtctaaggacacaggcagacaaggttctttgggtgaatctaatctcttttattggaccaacctaaatagttggaaaacaatttttaagcaagctttccggttcaaaaaccctttgtcaagttaagacttccttagcctgacttTGGGATTttgctttcgagttcaaaaacacTTCGCCAAGCTAAGACTTCCcaagcctgacgaagggtttttgaacctgaaagcttgcttaaaaattgttttccaactgtttcagttggtctaataaaagataccagattcacccaaagaacctcgtctgcctacaAAACATTCAGGACCTTTATAAGCCGGCACAGTAAAATCCAGGAAGACAAACATAGACACACAAATATCACTGGGACCGAGTCATGCTCTAACTCAAAAGCAGGTGATTACGCTGTCGCAAGGGGCAGGCCATCATTTCTAAACCATGAATAGGTCATGGGCCGGCCCAGTCTGGGTGCACACAACACACTTCCCCAGATCCAGCCTATCGATACCTCTGGAAAACGTGACTTGGCTTGCCAGTATTCCCAGTTTGCGCCATCTCCCAGTTTCATCACAGCAGTGCGGGACAAGGAGATGACACCTCCCTGCCCCGCCAAAGAGAAAGCGTTGCTCAAGAAGACGTGCCGTGACACAAACAGGACAAACGACATGGATCACAAGAACTGAGCTGGCAAGGggtggtgccccctccccacatcctgcCCCAGGACAAAGGGGCTGTTAGTGTTTCAGCTGCTTGCAGGGTAATTTGAAGCAGAGCGGACCAGCATGGGAGACACCACAAGccacaggctgccactgccacggaCCCTTTGGTGCGACTCTGTGATGGGGACCATGCCCCCCAGTGAAGCTCCAGCAGCCCCGTGGAGACTCTGGCTTGCTCTGTGGTGGGGACTGGATACCCCAGAAGAGTCTCCAAGTGGGTTTCTTACTGTCCTTACTCTAGTACCCCCCACGGGGTAGGAGCTAGGACAGCTAAGGGCATCAGCTGTGTCTGATCTCTCCTCCAGGGAGGGACCCAGTGGTACACCTGcgccctgctttcctgccccggGCCACAGCATTAGGGGTGTGGACACACCGTGGATTTCTAAAGGGGCATCGTGATACTTTCAAACAAAAGACCACAACGGGGCAAAGCTCTGGATCAAGTAGAAATCTCCAGGTTTAATCCCCTGCGTCACACCTAGGTGTTTGCAAGCCTCCTGGTGCTGATGTTGTGCAGCCCCCACTTAAAAGAtctcccagttgagaaccacaaCCATGAAGGGTCTTGTGCGAGAGACAAGGATGTTTGGGGGCAATATCTTTTAATTCGACCAATTggatggttgggataaagtttgAATGAAAAGTTTGTGCTATAGAAACTAAGAGATACTGAGAGAGAGATCAATTGATCTACTCAaggttagcctataaggtgcaaatctaccctgccttctgcttaacttcagactaacacagcacACTATGTCTCTCTGGGACAAAGTCAGACGAGCTTTCAAACCCGAGGCATTCCTCACTCTTCGTTGTGACAGCTCACCTAACTTTATCCCTACCATACAgctgttccaataaaagatattgcccaccAAAATCCTGGCCTCTTGCTCATTCctaaaccatcacagctacagcatcactccagCGCTGCTGGAAAAGGATCTTGTGCATTTTTCATCCGTGGATAGACCCACACGAAAACCTCCCAGGACTTCACTCTGGGACGAAGTCCtgggactaaaaggggagcacataaaaagtggaaacagggggagatcaccaaagaggagtatacctcttcTGCTCGCACGTGTAGGgtggcagttagatgggccaaagctaccatggagctgaggatggcatcccaagtaaaggataacaagaaattgttttttagatatatagggagtaaaaggaaggcccagggaggaataggaccgctgctaaatgggcagaagcaattggtgacggacggggggacaaggctgaactcctcaacgagttctttgcctcagtgttcctaagcgaggggcacgacaagtctctcactggggttgtagagaggcagcagcaaggcgccagacttccatgcatagatcctgagatggtgcagagtcacttggaagaactggatgcctttaagtcggcaggcccggatgagctccatccgagggtgctgaaggcactggccaacatcattgcagagccactggcgggaatatttgaacgctcgtggcgcacgggccaagtcccggaggactggaaaagggctaacgtggtccccattttcaaaaaggggaggaaggaggacccgggcaactataggccagtcagtctcacctccatccttggcaaagtctttgaaaaaattatcaaggctcacatttgcaagagcccggcagggcaaattatgctgaggggaaaccagcacgggtttgtggcgggcagatcgtgcctgaccaacctggaagggtgtgggcagtggggtcccgcagggctcagtccttggaccgatactctttaatgtattcatcagcaacttggacgagggagtcaaatgtactctgtccaagtttgcagatgacacaaagctgtggggagaagtggacacgccggagggcagggaacagctgcaggcagacctggacaggttgcacaagtgggcagaaaacaagaggatgcagttcaacaaggagaaatgcaaagtgctgcacctagggaggaaaaatgtccagcacacctacagcctagggaatgacctgctgggtggcacagaggtggagagggatcttggagtcctagtggactccaagttgaacatgagccggcagtgtgacgaagccatcaaaaaagccaatggcactttatcgtgcatcagcagatgcatgacaaatagatccaaggaagtgatacttcccctctgtcgggcgctggtcagaccgcagttggagtactgcatgcagttctgggcgccgcacttcaagaaggatgcggataacctggagagggtccagagaagggcaactcgtatggtcaagggcctgcagaccaagccctacgaggagagactagagaacctggaccttttcagcctccgcaagagaaggttgagaggcgaccttgtggctgcctataagttcatcacgggggcacagaagggaataggtgagtatttattcagcaaggcgcccccgggggttacaagaaataatggccacaagctagcagagagcagattcagactggacattaggaagaacttcttcacagttcgagtggccaaggtctggaacgggctcccaagggaggtggtgctctcccctgccctgggggtcttcaagaggaggttggataggcatctagctggggtcatctagacccagcactctttcctgcttatgcagggggtcggactcgatgatctattgaggtcccttcccaccctagcatctatgagaAGCAAACCTCCCCGGAGCCAGACGAGAAcggccacccacccacccaccaccctgtcCAACTGCCCGGGGTGCAGATTCATCTCCTCTCCAGCAGATCCTCTCGGGAGAGGTTCAAAGacagccagctccccctggagctGTGAATGTTCTGGACGGCCTGCCTCATGCACTGTGGGACGGAGGACACAACCACCCCAGATGGGCTGGCCTGGGGGAGGACTCCTAGGAAGTGCATGCTGAAGAGAGTCCATTCTCCAACGCTCATGCCTAGGGCTTCTTTGATTTCACTGTTGTCGCTGTAGATAAGGGCCCGGCCATTCAATTGCTGCTCttccagcctctccttgtagagcTGGAGGTTCCCTTCTTTAAAGCCAAGCGTAGCCATCTGGAAGAGAAGAGGGCACGTTTGTGAGTGCCACCCCCCAGTCATAAGACATGTCAAATTCATCACCGTATTTCctagcatacaacatgcccccaaAGAGTACATGTGCCTTGTTTCTGGAGGCAGAATTGGGCAGGTTGGGGGCAGAAAAAAGTGCCCTGAGCCAGAAATTTGCTGAAAGATCTCCAAAATCACAGAAGCATAGAAAACAAgggcgggaagggacctcaggacaccatctagtccaacctgtgctcaaagaaaggatgtggacaagttggagagagtccagcacagggcagcgaaACTGGTtggggggacaggactggtgaggagcggctgagggaactgggctggtttagtctgcagaagagaagaccgagggggattgaatagcagccttcacctccctgcaggggggctgcaaagaggacggagcaggactgctctcagtgggggcagatgacaggacaaggagcaatgggctcaggctgcagcaagggaagttgaggttggagattaggaaaaactctctcactaggagggtagtaaagccctgaAACAGACAccccaaagaggtggtggggtctccatcctgggaggtgtttaagacctgggtacacaaagccttggctgggatgatgcggTTGGGCTGGTCCTACTCTGAGCAGGGGGTCgaattagatgtgacctcctgaagtcccttcaaccctcattttctatgaatccATCCCAGCCAAGATACCTATTGATCAGGAGCTACtgagcagggagcaaggggcacggcctctgaatgagaacttcctgcccctaaatgctggaggctgcaaatgagaaagaaagaagggaaaaaccCTGCTCAGGCCCAGTTCACtttcccttccagcctccgctcTCTGCCACCGTGTGACACAGGGGACTGGACAAGGCGGACCTAGGGCCTGACTCAGTACATGGCCACTAATCCCAGGCACGGTGGCTAAACCCTGAACAAAAACCAGCTCCGGACGTACTTTGGAGCCTGCACAATAGGACCGTAGCACCCGTACGGCTCGTCGTTCAGAGGCCCGAAGCTTTCTAAGAGAAACGATCACTTACCTCCTCGCAGACCTCCTCTACGGTCATACGCAGCAAGGTGCACCTGGAGAGGCCGCGGGCTTTCTTTGTGCGTTTCAGGCTGCGGCTGCCTCGCTGCAGCTCCATCTGCCTTTGCAGGGACGGGTCGAGGTTGACGGTGAAGGGCAGGTAGAAGCTGGCGTCTTTCACCTGGAACCGGCCACACAAGAAGCTGTGAAAGAGGTCGGGATCACGGTCCAgctccagcagcttctccatcGAGCCCTTCATCAGGTCAAACTCCTCCATGTACTTCTCGTAAACCTCCCACAGCGGCATGTCGGGAGGGAGCGCATTTCCCTGGCAACCAGCCGGGTCGTTCCTCTGCTCCTCGTCTTCAATGCACTGCAAGATCCAGCTCAGGCGACACGGCCACTGGTTGGCCAGGAGCACCCACGCTGCCACCATCTCTGGGCGCACCTCATCCTTGGGGACCTTCTGCACGATGAGGCGGACGGTGATGGCGATGGTGTTCACGATCCTGCGCATCTGCACGATGTTTTCTGTCATGTATTCCTTCATGGAGCCATGCACGAGGGAGTCTAAAGCTTTTCGAATGATCTCTTTGGCTTTGACGGCTTTCCTGGTGCAGCCGTTGGATGGTCCTCGAGTGGAAGGGCCTATGTCCATGAGAGGCACGTGGCATTCATCTGGGTTTGGGTTCCTGGCACCGTGGTTGGCCAAACGATAGTGAGGTACCAACGGAAAGGAGGTGTCTGTCTGGCTCCCTGTGCCGTCCTCTGGCTCTTTCTCTTGTTCCTTGCGACACTCAACGATGTCCCGGAGGAGGCGCACCTTGGTCTCGCAGTCCATCCTGGGCACCGAGAAGGGCAGCGTGATCACGCGGTTCAAGAACTCGTAGCCGTTGTTGGCCATGCCCTTCATGAATGTGGAGCTTTCCACGCAGTCGACGACCACTTTGGAGTCCACAGCCAGGATGGAGATGAATGGGGCATCATAGTCTGAGAGGAGGATGTTCATGGCGTCCAGGACGCCCACCACCTTGTCAGGGCTGCACTGGTCCAGGTTGGTGATCTCCAGCACCACCCGGATCTTCCGCCGCTGGAAGATCTCCATGAACTGCAGGAATCTGATGACCAACTTGACTTCCCTCTTGACGCTGCTCATGAAGCCCAGCTGGGCGCTGAGATCCGTCCGGTTCATCTGACTCTCCAGCTGGGCTTTCTGGTTGACGACCAAATTTCGCACCACCAGGATGGCAATCCGAATGGCCGCGGCCGCAGAGATGCCCACTGCCGCGGCGCCGACGCCCTCCACTGCTACAATCGCATCCCCAGAAATGTCCCCAACAGGGAACCCAAGAACGAGGATGAGGACACCCACGACCACGGCCACCGTGATCAGGAGAATCACTGCAGCCCAGAGAGGAAGGCAGAGGTACCTCTTACTGACCCATTCCTTCTCGAGGGGGGCGTTGAGGATGGAAGAtttcctgcccacagccctgtAGAAGCTCATGGGCAGGAGGCCAAAGTGGCCTTCGATGCCATCACACAGGGTAGTGATGAGGCCGGCCCAGAGCTGGTCGCTGCCCGCATACTCCCAGGCGCTGAAGCGGATGAAGATGTGCTGGATGttcctcctctgcctctgctGGGCCGTCAGGACCGGGCGGTAGAAGATCATGAGCAGGAGGACCTTGAGCAAGTCCCGCCCAGAGCTCCCGCGCTGGCTTTGCCCCGTCCGCTGGACTTCCTGATGGTCCTTCTTCCTCGACAACATGTGCATGTAATCTGGGAAGGGACAAATGAGGCAGCCTGAGTATCCCGCCCTCCCTGGGAAAGCTGGGAGATGGGCAGCCCTACGGCCTCCTCGTCCCTTCCCGGCACCCCTCGATAGAGTCCCCCCGCCCAGGACTCACTCTGCATCTTCTGCAGAAGGAAATTCTTGCAGTGGCCCCATGGCGCGTAGAACCCGACGGTGACAGGCGTGGGCCCGCAGTACAGCGCCTTGGCGAGGGAGAAGCAGTACACGTCCTCTTTGGTCTGGAGCTCTGCAGAGGGAAAGACGCACAGCAACTCAACCAGCACGCGGCAGCTCGGGGACTCTCCAAACAGACGCAAGACACTGCCAGAAATGTCCCTGGAGATAGCAACCCTCCACCTATCCCCACTGCAAGGACAGTGTGGCAACCTCATGCTTcagcagaggaaactgaggctgaagaggaggaggaatgtcCTGATTTGGAGAGGGGTCGAGCATCGGTCCAAGGGGCATCCAAGAGCAGGTTGAACAGACccggggctgggatggggctcacggaaatgtggtgggacccaacgcacgactgggcagtgaatgTCAAGGGCTatgacaggacagggaggagaggCGGGGGTGTGGGCTCTacgtcaaggaggaatacacatcctcaatgagtaccatggggtcagaggaggggcaggctgaagtgctctgggtcagaatacaaggggtcgggggaaagggacttaacggtgggggtctgctacaggccacccagccagggggaagagctggaccaggaatgcTCAGGTCAGttcgcagaggcagttaagtcaagggatgtggtcatcatgggtgacctgaactttccagacacctgctgggaggagcaggcagccaggtctgaccgctcacgcaggttcctagccaagatacaggacctccatctgacccaggaggtgcacagccccacaggGGAGACGCcgtgttggatctggtgctggccacgggCGACGACCTGGTtcggggtctgcgggtgctcgaccacctgggcgacagcgatcatcgcctgctgggattcaccatccagcgcagggtggcaaaggcctgcagcaaggcagcaaccCCGGACTTCAAGAGCGCAGACTTCAATGAGGTGAGGACACTAGTCGGGGAGGctctgaggtcccggaggggaggggagtcgggggTCCAACaagagtggttgcttcttaaggagacgatcctccaagcccaaagggaggtaatcccaacacggatcaaagggggccagagggcgcaaaagcccccccatggctcaccagaagcatccgggaacgtctcctagctaaaaggggtGTAGACAcgatggcagggaggggccatccccagggaggactacaccgcgggtgctcggggctgcaggtcaggaaggccaaggcagagatgggactgggactagcgacacggatcaaggacaacaagaagtcctttttcaaatacataggaggtAAAAGGAAGGTACCGGGTattgtggggcctctgcaagacatgcttggaaatctggtcctcgcaccagacaacaaggctaacctatttaacaatttctttgcctccattttcctgagctgggaccaggtcacccccccactgggaccccctcaggccccaggggaggtgcacccaggcctagggtcagt
This sequence is a window from Alligator mississippiensis isolate rAllMis1 chromosome 15, rAllMis1, whole genome shotgun sequence. Protein-coding genes within it:
- the LOC106737623 gene encoding NTPase KAP family P-loop domain-containing protein 1; translation: MVSCGPELQTKEDVYCFSLAKALYCGPTPVTVGFYAPWGHCKNFLLQKMQNYMHMLSRKKDHQEVQRTGQSQRGSSGRDLLKVLLLMIFYRPVLTAQQRQRRNIQHIFIRFSAWEYAGSDQLWAGLITTLCDGIEGHFGLLPMSFYRAVGRKSSILNAPLEKEWVSKRYLCLPLWAAVILLITVAVVVGVLILVLGFPVGDISGDAIVAVEGVGAAAVGISAAAAIRIAILVVRNLVVNQKAQLESQMNRTDLSAQLGFMSSVKREVKLVIRFLQFMEIFQRRKIRVVLEITNLDQCSPDKVVGVLDAMNILLSDYDAPFISILAVDSKVVVDCVESSTFMKGMANNGYEFLNRVITLPFSVPRMDCETKVRLLRDIVECRKEQEKEPEDGTGSQTDTSFPLVPHYRLANHGARNPNPDECHVPLMDIGPSTRGPSNGCTRKAVKAKEIIRKALDSLVHGSMKEYMTENIVQMRRIVNTIAITVRLIVQKVPKDEVRPEMVAAWVLLANQWPCRLSWILQCIEDEEQRNDPAGCQGNALPPDMPLWEVYEKYMEEFDLMKGSMEKLLELDRDPDLFHSFLCGRFQVKDASFYLPFTVNLDPSLQRQMELQRGSRSLKRTKKARGLSRCTLLRMTVEEVCEEMATLGFKEGNLQLYKERLEEQQLNGRALIYSDNSEIKEALGMSVGEWTLFSMHFLGVLPQASPSGVVVSSVPQCMRQAVQNIHSSRGSWLSLNLSREDLLERR